One part of the Arabidopsis thaliana chromosome 4, partial sequence genome encodes these proteins:
- a CDS encoding Met-10+ like family protein / kelch repeat-containing protein (Met-10+ like family protein / kelch repeat-containing protein; CONTAINS InterPro DOMAIN/s: Galactose oxidase/kelch, beta-propeller (InterPro:IPR011043), Kelch repeat type 1 (InterPro:IPR006652), Protein of unknown function Met10 (InterPro:IPR003402), Kelch repeat type 2 (InterPro:IPR011498), Kelch-type beta propeller (InterPro:IPR015915), tRNA wybutosine-synthesizing protein (InterPro:IPR003827); BEST Arabidopsis thaliana protein match is: Galactose oxidase/kelch repeat superfamily protein (TAIR:AT1G18610.1); Has 30201 Blast hits to 17322 proteins in 780 species: Archae - 12; Bacteria - 1396; Metazoa - 17338; Fungi - 3422; Plants - 5037; Viruses - 0; Other Eukaryotes - 2996 (source: NCBI BLink).), whose translation MDFEKRKAATLASIRSSVTDKSPKGFLDEPIIPLLETINHHPSYFTTSSCSGRISILSQPKPKSNDSTKKKARGGSWLYITHDPADSDLVISLLFPSKSNQIDPIDQPSELVFRFEPLIIAVECKDLGSAQFLVALAISAGFRESGITSCGDGKRVIIAIRCSIRMEVPIGDTEKLMVSPEYVKFLVDIANEKMDANRKRTDGFSVALASNGFKNPDENDVDEDDNYENLAANHDSSINNGNLYPGVQKELIPLEKLSIVGEPVEKLHLWGHSACTIDESDRKEVIVFGGFGGFGRHARRNESLLLNPSCGTLKLIAVNESPSARLGHTASMVGDFMFVIGGRADPLNILNDVWRLDISTGEWSSQRCVGSEFPPRHRHAAASVGTKVYIFGGLYNDKIVSSMHILDTKDLQWKEVEQQGQWPCARHSHAMVAYGSQSFMFGGYNGENVLNDLYSFDVQSCSWKLEVISGKWPHARFSHSMFVYKHTIGIIGGCPVSQNCQELTLLDLKHRLWRSVRLEFMNKELFVRSTASILGDDLIVIGGGAACYAFGTKFSEPVKINLVQSVTMSENHLPPQPEDVSLESNKNNADLKTETSLSQPWVIQLERKYAKFGKDILKSFGWLDLERKVYSNEKGLCICFPVTENFSELFHEKQLLGKDFERSEENNLTKGLSLKDISCSAALNLLKEHGAKKLINVAFEAKKVAKSPLQRMREDITSILKQKGLPEELLDELPQKWERLGDIVVVPATSFKDPTWSSINDEVWCAVSKSLSANRLARQGRVEPNGTRDSTLEILVGDNGWVNHRENGILYSFDATKCMFSWGNLSEKLRMGNMACENEVVVDLFAGIGYFVLPFLVRAKAKLVYACEWNPHAIEALRRNVEANSVSERCIILEGDNRITAPKGVADRVNLGLIPSSEGSWVTAIQALRPEGGILHVHGNVKDSDESSWGEHVTKTLSDIARAEGRSWEVTVEHIEKVKWYAPRIRHLVADVRCR comes from the exons ATGGATTTCGAGAAGAGAAAAGCTGCGACACTTGCTTCAATTCGTTCATCAGTGACTGATAAATCTCCCAAAGGTTTTCTCGACGAACCCATCATCCCTCTCCTCGAAACCATCAATCATCACCCATCTTACTTCACTACCAGTTCCTGCTCAGGTCGAATCTCAATCCTTTctcaacccaaaccaaaatcgAATGATTCAACTAAGAAGAAAGCTCGTGGCGGTTCATGGCTCTATATCACACACGACCCAGCTGATTCGGATTTGGTaatttctctccttttccCTTCCAAGTCAAATCAGATTGACCCAATTGACCAACCTAGCGAATTAGTCTTCCGATTCGAGCCGTTGATCATTGCTGTCGAATGTAAGGATTTGGGTTCGGCTCAGTTTCTTGTGGCGTTGGCTATATCAGCTGGGTTTAGAGAGTCTGGTATCACATCTTGTGGTGATGGCAAAAGGGTAATTATAGCTATACGATGCTCCATTCGAATGGAGGTTCCTATTGGTGATACAGAGAAGCTTATGGTGTCACCAGAGTATGTGAAGTTCCTTGTTGATATTGCTAATGAGAAGATGGATGCTAATAGGAAGCGAACCGATGGGTTTAGTGTAGCTTTGGCTAGTAATGGTTTCAAGAATCCAGATGaaaatgatgttgatgaagatgataattACGAGAATCTAGCTGCAAATCATGACTCAAGTATCAACAACGGAAACTTGTATCCTG GGGTTCAGAAAGAACTTATACCACTCGAGAAATTATCCATTGTTGGGGAACCTGTTGAGAAGCTTCACCTTTGGGGACACTCAGCTTGTACGATAGATGAATCAGACCGGAAAGAGGTTATCGTGTTTGGTGGGTTTGGAGGTTTTGGTAGACATGCTCGAAGAAACGAGTCTTTGTTGCTCAATCCTTCATGTGGCACCTTAAAGTTGATTGCTGTCAATGAATCTCCATCGGCACGACTTGGCCACACAGCTTCAATGGTTGGCGATTTCATGTTTGTAATTGGAGGAAGGGCTGATCCCTTGAACATTTTGAATGATGTGTGGAGGCTCGATATATCCACGGGTGAATGGAGCTCACAGAGGTGTGTTGGAAGTGAATTTCCTCCAAG GCATCGACATGCAGCAGCCAGTGTTGGCACAAAAGTATACATATTCGGTGGGCTTTACAATGATAAGATAGTTTCCTCTATGCACATTTTGGATACAAAGGACCTTCAGTGGAAAGAAGTTGAGCAACAAGGTCAATGGCCCTGTGCGCGCCATTCGCATGCTATGGTTGCATATGGGTCGCAGTCATTCATGTTTGGAGGATACAATGGGGAAAATGTACTCAATGATCTATACAGCTTTGATGTCCAAAGCTGTTCTTGGAAACTTGAAGTGATTTCTGGAAAATGGCCTCATGCCAGGTTTTCACACTCAATGTTTGTTTATAAGCATACCATTGGCATAATTGGAGGTTGTCCTGTCTCACAAAATTGTCAAGAGTTGACTTTGCTAGATCTGAAGCACCGATTGTGGAGGAGTGTGAGATTGGAATTTATGAACAAAGAGTTGTTTGTTAGAAGTACAGCCAGCATTCTTGGTGATGATCTTATCGTCATTGGGGGTGGGGCTGCTTGCTATGCTTTTGGGACAAAGTTTAGTGAACCAGTGAAAATCAACTTGGTTCAATCTGTGACTATGAGTGAAAATCATCTTCCTCCCCAACCTGAAGATGTTTCTCTAGAATCGAATAAAAACAATGCAGATTTGAAGACTGAGACGTCTCTGTCTCAACCATGGGTGATACAGCTAGAAAGAAAGTATGCAAAGTTCGGCAAGGACATACTTAAAAGTTTCGGATGGTTAGACCTTGAGAGAAAGGTTTACTCAAACGAAAAAGGTCTTTGTATATGCTTTCCTGTGACTGAAAACTTTTCTGAACTTTTCCATGAGAAGCAGCTATTGGGCAAGGACTTTGAAAGGTCAGAGGAAAATAATCTAACAAAGGGTCTATCGTTAAAAGATATATCCTGCTCAGCGGCTTTGAATCTATTGAAGGAACATGGTGCCAAAAAACTCATTAATGTAGCTTTTGAAGCcaaaaaagttgcaaaatCCCCCTTACAGAGAATGAGAGAAGATATCACATCTATACTTAAACAGAAAGGCCTACCAGAAGAGCTTTTGGATGAGCTCCCACAGAA ATGGGAACGGCTTGGGGATATTGTTGTGGTTCCTGCAACATCCTTTAAAGATCCAACTTGGAGCTCTATCAATGATGAAGTTTGGTGTGCTGTTTCTAAATCGCTTAGTGCCAACCGCCTTGCACGCCAA GGACGAGTTGAACCTAATGGTACAAGGGATAGTACATTGGAGATTCTTGTGGGAGACAATGGATGGGTTAATCACCGTGAAAATGGGATCTTGTACTCTTTCGATGCTACGAAGTGTATGTTCTCATGGGGTAATCTCTCAGAAAAGCTTCGTATGGGTAACATGGCCTGTGAAAATGAAGTTGTCGTGGACCTGTTTGCTGGAATTGGATATTTTGTTCTCCCATTTCTTGTGAG GGCAAAAGCAAAGCTAGTATATGCTTGTGAGTGGAATCCCCATGCTATTGAAGCTCTTCGACGTAATGTTGAAGCAAATTCTGTTTCTGAGCGTTGTATCATTCTTGAAGGGGATAACCGGATCACCGCACCAAAA GGAGTAGCTGACAGAGTCAATCTTGGTCTCATCCCGAGTAGCGAAGGAAGCTGGGTCACAGCTATTCAGGCATTAAG GCCTGAGGGAGGAATACTCCATGTGCACGGAAACGTCAAGGACTCAGATGAGAGCAGTTGGGGCGAGCATGTCACCAAAACATTAAGTGATATCGCCAGAGCCGAAG GTCGTAGCTGGGAAGTTACAGTGGAACATATAGAGAAGGTGAAATGGTACGCTCCTCGGATTCGCCATCTTGTTGCCGATGTGAGATGCAGATGA
- a CDS encoding Rix1 complex component translates to MISVFASFIKPSSLCLWLKVETAAAMILAEQNVAAEKSGLATSKKGLTLKDLLPQTSHCNAKLRKDALNGLKDLLKNHPAELQSHKYAIIQKLRERIMDDDSLVRDALYQLFESVILPACKNDNQSPMVSLLMPYISCAMAHSSVGVRWMASKFEKILENYKDNKHKFCFFLLNLRAHTMAKGFLDTGQSPSHNLGQGSTHTTLDQNVKLVKIITESKTSSVSQ, encoded by the exons ATGATCAGTGTTTTTGCATCCTTTATTAAGCCTAGCTCTCTCTGCTTATggttgaaagttgaaactgCTGCAGCAATGATACTTGCTGAGCAAAATGTGGCAGCTGAAAAGAGTGGCTTAGCTACAAGTAAGAAAGGCTTGACCTTGAAGGATCTTCTGCCACAAACTTCACATTGCAATGCCAAACTTCGCAAAG ATGCATTAAATGGTCTCAAAGACCTTTTGAAGAACCATCCAGCAGAGCTGCAGTCACATAAATATGCTATCATTCAGAAACTTAGGGAACGAATTATGGATGATGATAGTCTAGTGAGAGATGCTCTTTATCAACTATTTGAAAGTGTGATCCTTCCTGCTTGtaaaaat GATAACCAGAGCCCTATGGTGTCACTTTTAATGCCATACATATCTTGCGCTATGGCTCATTCATCGGTTGGTGTTCGTTGGATGGCttccaaatttgaaaag ATTCTTGAAAACTACAAGGATAACAAACACAA attttgtttttttctcctaaACCTACGAGCTCACACCATGGCCAAGGGATTTCTAGATACTGGCCAGTCACCATCGCATAACCTCGGCCAAGGGAGTACACATACTACTTTAGACCAAAACGTAAAACTTGTCAAGATCATTACAGAATCCAAAACCAGTAGTGTATCTCAATAA
- a CDS encoding Rix1 complex component (INVOLVED IN: biological_process unknown; LOCATED IN: endomembrane system; BEST Arabidopsis thaliana protein match is: ARM repeat superfamily protein (TAIR:AT5G06350.1); Has 30201 Blast hits to 17322 proteins in 780 species: Archae - 12; Bacteria - 1396; Metazoa - 17338; Fungi - 3422; Plants - 5037; Viruses - 0; Other Eukaryotes - 2996 (source: NCBI BLink).): MISVFASFIKPSSLCLWLKVETAAAMILAEQNVAAEKSGLATSKKGLTLKDLLPQTSHCNAKLRKDALNGLKDLLKNHPAELQSHKYAIIQKLRERIMDDDSLVRDALYQLFESVILPACKNDNQSPMVSLLMPYISCAMAHSSVECYISQLLPLMFLATTFPDISMCYLLQILENYKDNKHKLTYFLLIFTRNRNFLFPSIYRFCFFLLNLRAHTMAKGFLDTGQSPSHNLGQGSTHTTLDQNVKLVKIITESKTSSVSQ, translated from the exons ATGATCAGTGTTTTTGCATCCTTTATTAAGCCTAGCTCTCTCTGCTTATggttgaaagttgaaactgCTGCAGCAATGATACTTGCTGAGCAAAATGTGGCAGCTGAAAAGAGTGGCTTAGCTACAAGTAAGAAAGGCTTGACCTTGAAGGATCTTCTGCCACAAACTTCACATTGCAATGCCAAACTTCGCAAAG ATGCATTAAATGGTCTCAAAGACCTTTTGAAGAACCATCCAGCAGAGCTGCAGTCACATAAATATGCTATCATTCAGAAACTTAGGGAACGAATTATGGATGATGATAGTCTAGTGAGAGATGCTCTTTATCAACTATTTGAAAGTGTGATCCTTCCTGCTTGtaaaaat GATAACCAGAGCCCTATGGTGTCACTTTTAATGCCATACATATCTTGCGCTATGGCTCATTCATCGGTTG AGTGTTACATTTCCCAACTTTTGCCTCTAATGTTTCTTGCCACGACGTTCCCTGATATTTCCATGTGCTACTTGTTGCAGATTCTTGAAAACTACAAGGATAACAAACACAA ATTGACgtattttcttctaatctttacaagaaacagaaactttttgtttccatccatttacagattttgtttttttctcctaaACCTACGAGCTCACACCATGGCCAAGGGATTTCTAGATACTGGCCAGTCACCATCGCATAACCTCGGCCAAGGGAGTACACATACTACTTTAGACCAAAACGTAAAACTTGTCAAGATCATTACAGAATCCAAAACCAGTAGTGTATCTCAATAA
- a CDS encoding F-box and associated interaction domains-containing protein (F-box and associated interaction domains-containing protein; CONTAINS InterPro DOMAIN/s: F-box domain, cyclin-like (InterPro:IPR001810), F-box domain, Skp2-like (InterPro:IPR022364), F-box associated domain, type 1 (InterPro:IPR006527), F-box associated interaction domain (InterPro:IPR017451); BEST Arabidopsis thaliana protein match is: F-box and associated interaction domains-containing protein (TAIR:AT3G08750.1); Has 30201 Blast hits to 17322 proteins in 780 species: Archae - 12; Bacteria - 1396; Metazoa - 17338; Fungi - 3422; Plants - 5037; Viruses - 0; Other Eukaryotes - 2996 (source: NCBI BLink).), producing MAFSKRVYRSLPFELVEEILKKTPAESLNRFKSTCKQWYGIITSKRFMYNHLDHSPERFIRIDDHKTVQIMDPMTGIFSDSPVPDVFRSPHSFASMVHCDGLMLCICSDSSYERTREANLAVWNPVTKKIKWIEPLDSYYETDYFGIGYDNTCRENYKIVRFSGPMSFDDTECEIYEFKSDSWRTLDTKYWDVYTQCRGVSVKGNMYWIADTKEKFILRFDFSMETFKNVCVCPPIGCTGRLGCFSGDRLPLLLQDTDFGGEEEVSTDIAVWLTNKLSDEVVSFTKYFNVTSPHLPLLQCHGDMARPGYFIGDHKNILAWCEGEVEEDDKWYTCITLYQIDQCGIRKQIETGRHRSFRYLDPFICSYVYVPSLIPVPE from the coding sequence ATGGCTTTCTCTAAGCGTGTGTACCGGTCACTACCATTTGAGTTAGTAGAAGAAATACTTAAGAAGACTCCTGCTGAATCTTTAAACCGATTCAAATCTACGTGCAAGCAATGGTACGGCATCATCACCTCCAAGAGGTTCATGTACAATCACTTGGATCACTCTCCGGAACGATTCATAAGAATCGATGATCATAAGACAGTTCAAATCATGGATCCGATGACCGGAATCTTTTCAGATTCACCAGTCCCAGACGTGTTTCGCTCTCCACATTCGTTTGCTTCTATGGTTCACTGCGATGGACTAATGCTATGTATATGTAGTGATTCGAGTTACGAACGAACAAGAGAGGCCAATCTCGCAGTTTGGAATCCGGTAACgaagaaaatcaaatggaTCGAACCGTTGGACTCTTACTATGAAACTGATTACTTTGGGATTGGATACGACAACACATGTCGTGAAAACTACAAGATCGTGAGGTTCTCTGGTCCTATGTCCTTTGATGATACAGAGTGCGAGATATATGAGTTTAAGTCTGATTCGTGGAGAACTCTTGATACTAAGTATTGGGATGTATATACTCAGTGCAGAGGTGTGTCAGTGAAGGGTAATATGTATTGGATTGCTGATACTAAAGAGAAGTTTATTCTACGTTTTGATTTCTCCATGGAAACTTTCAAGAACGTATGTGTTTGTCCTCCTATAGGGTGTACTGGACGATTAGGCTGTTTCAGTGGAGATAGACTCCCTTTATTACTACAAGATACAGACtttggtggagaagaagaagtgtcaACGGACATTGCGGTGTGGCTGACAAACAAGTTGAGTGATGAAGTTGTTTCGTTTACCAAGTATTTTAACGTCACTAGCCCTCATCTTCCGTTGTTACAGTGCCATGGTGATATGGCTCGTCCAGGATACTTCATTGGAGATCACAAAAATATCTTGGCATGGTGCGAGGGAGAAGTAGAGGAAGATGATAAATGGTATACTTGCATCACTCTTTACCAAATTGATCAATGTGGGATCAGAAAGCAAATTGAGACAGGACGACATAGATCGTTTCGCTACCTTGACCCGTTTATTTGTAGCTATGTTTATGTTCCAAGTCTGATTCCAGTTCCAGAATAA
- the CPK31 gene encoding calcium-dependent protein kinase 31 (calcium-dependent protein kinase 31 (CPK31); FUNCTIONS IN: in 6 functions; INVOLVED IN: protein amino acid phosphorylation, N-terminal protein myristoylation, response to salicylic acid stimulus; LOCATED IN: cellular_component unknown; CONTAINS InterPro DOMAIN/s: Protein kinase, ATP binding site (InterPro:IPR017441), EF-Hand 1, calcium-binding site (InterPro:IPR018247), Serine/threonine-protein kinase domain (InterPro:IPR002290), EF-hand-like domain (InterPro:IPR011992), Calcium-binding EF-hand (InterPro:IPR002048), EF-hand (InterPro:IPR018248), Serine/threonine-protein kinase-like domain (InterPro:IPR017442), Protein kinase-like domain (InterPro:IPR011009), Protein kinase, catalytic domain (InterPro:IPR000719), EF-HAND 2 (InterPro:IPR018249), Calcium-dependent protein kinase (InterPro:IPR020642), Calcium/calmodulin-dependent protein kinase-like (InterPro:IPR020636); BEST Arabidopsis thaliana protein match is: calcium-dependent protein kinase 27 (TAIR:AT4G04700.1); Has 35333 Blast hits to 34131 proteins in 2444 species: Archae - 798; Bacteria - 22429; Metazoa - 974; Fungi - 991; Plants - 531; Viruses - 0; Other Eukaryotes - 9610 (source: NCBI BLink).) — protein sequence MGCYSSKNLKQSKRTILEKPFVDIGKVYILGDELGQGQFGITRKCVEKTSGKTYACKTILKTNLKSREDEEAVKREIRIMKHLSGEPNIVEFKKAYEDRDSVHIVMEYCGGGELFKKIEALSKDGKSYSEKEAVEIIRPIVNVVKNCHYMGVMLRDLKPENFLLSSTDKNATVKAIDFGCSVFIEEGEVHRKFAGSAYYIAPEVLQGKYGKEADIWSAGIILYILLCGKPPFVTEPEAQMFSEIKSAKIDVDSESWKFIDVKAKHLVNRMLNRNPKERISAAEVLGHPWMKDGEASDKPIDGVVLSRLKQFRDMNKLKKVALKVIAANLSEEEIKGLKTLFTNIDTDKSGTITLEELKTGLTRLGSNLSKTEVEQLMEAADVDGNGTIDIDEFISATMHRYRLDRDDHVYQAFQHFDKDNDGHITKEELEMAMKEHGVGDEVSIKQIITEVDTDNDGKINFEEFRTMMRSGSSLQPQRELLPIK from the exons ATGGGTTGCTACAGCAGTAAGAACctaaaacaatcaaaaagaACCATTCTTGAGAAACCATTCGTTGACATCGGAAAGGTTTACATCCTCGGGGATGAATTGGGTCAAGGCCAATTCGGTATAACTCGAAAATGCGTTGAGAAGACTTCAGGTAAGACTTACGCCTGCAAGACCATTCTCAAGACGAATCtaaagagtagagaagatgaagaagccgTGAAGAGAGAGATTCGTATCATGAAGCATTTGTCTGGAGAACCGAACATTGTTGAGTTCAAGAAAGCTTACGAGGACAGAGATTCTGTACATATTGTTATGGAATAttgtggtggtggagagtTATTCAAAAAGATCGAAGCTTTGTCCAAAGATGGAAAGTCTTACTCCGAGAAAGAAGCTGTTGAAATCATTAGGCCGATTGTGAATGTTGTCAAGAATTGTCATTACATGGGTGTGATGCTTCGTGATCTAAAGCCTGAGAATTTCTTGCTCTCCAGTACCGATAAGAATGCTACGGTCAAAGCTATCGACTTCGGGTGTTCTGTTTTCATTGAAGAAG GAGAAGTACACCGGAAATTCGCTGGGAGTGCTTACTACATTGCTCCTGAAGTGTTACAGGGAAAATACGGTAAAGAAGCGGACATTTGGAGTGCAGGGATTATATTGTACATCCTACTCTGCGGCAAACCTCCCTTTGTGACAG AACCTGAGGCACAGATGTTCTCTGAGATAAAGAGTGCCAAAATCGACGTTGACAGCGAATCATGGAAGTTTATAGATGTGAAGGCAAAACATCTTGTCAATAGGATGCTTAACAGAAACCCCAAGGAACGAATCTCTGCTGCAGAGGTTCTTG GACATCCTTGGATGAAAGACGGAGAAGCTTCAGATAAGCCTATTGATGGCGTTGTTTTATCTCGATTGAAGCAATTTCGAGATATGAACAAGCTAAAGAAAGTAGCTCTAAAG GTTATTGCAGCAAATCTATCGGAAGAGGAAATCAAAGGTCTTAAAACACTGTTCACCAACATTGATACCGACAAAAGTGGCACAATCACTCTTGAAGAACTCAAAACAGGTCTTACTAGACTTGGATCTAACCTCTCTAAAACCGAAGTGGAGCAACTCATGGAAGCT GCTGATGTGGATGGTAATGGAACAATCGACATAGACGAGTTTATCTCTGCCACGATGCATAGATATAGATTGGATAGAGATGATCATGTGTACCAAGCATTCCAACACTTTGACAAAGACAATGACGG GCACATAACCAAGGAAGAGTTGGAGATGGCAATGAAAGAGCATGGTGTGGGAGATGAAGTTAGcatcaaacaaatcataacCGAAGTTGATACCGATAAT GATGGGAAAATAAACTTTGAGGAATTCCGCACAATGATGAGAAGTGGCAGCAGCTTGCAGCCACAAAGGGAGCTTCTTCCGATCAAGTGA